One segment of Bernardetia sp. DNA contains the following:
- a CDS encoding helix-turn-helix domain-containing protein, translating to MSPIVLNIENMVCPRCVLMVEDLCKNLNIEIKKVELGKIELEKEVTGSKKQKLAQELEKIGLSLIESDKKSLINAIKTAILHQIYYSDKALQVNFSEYLSENLHHEYSYLSRLFSASENMTIEKYIALQKIEKAKELLSLKKHRISEIAHQLHYKNTSHFSTQFKELTGQTPSQYKKNPSQERKMLDSFHQSQDFETK from the coding sequence ATGTCTCCAATCGTTTTAAATATAGAAAATATGGTTTGTCCACGCTGTGTGTTGATGGTGGAAGACCTATGTAAAAATCTAAATATAGAAATCAAGAAAGTAGAGCTAGGAAAAATTGAATTGGAAAAGGAAGTAACAGGTTCTAAAAAACAAAAATTGGCTCAAGAATTAGAAAAAATAGGATTAAGTCTAATAGAGTCAGACAAAAAAAGTCTTATCAATGCTATTAAAACAGCTATTTTACATCAAATTTATTATTCTGATAAGGCTCTACAAGTCAATTTTTCTGAATACCTCTCTGAAAATCTACATCACGAATATTCTTACCTAAGCCGTCTGTTTTCTGCATCTGAAAATATGACTATCGAAAAGTATATTGCTCTCCAAAAAATCGAAAAAGCAAAAGAACTTTTATCCCTTAAAAAACACAGAATTTCGGAAATTGCTCACCAACTTCATTATAAAAATACATCTCATTTTTCTACACAATTTAAAGAGCTGACTGGACAAACGCCTTCGCAGTATAAGAAAAACCCCTCTCAAGAGCGTAAAATGCTAGATTCATTTCATCAAAGTCAAGATTTTGAAACAAAATGA
- a CDS encoding heavy-metal-associated domain-containing protein → METLEQTQNKVQTKEYTITGMTCKGCEAKVKKTLENFLEIEKAEVSVENGEGKIYFEENIPISVLQEKLSEIGNYLIVEKQSKIDNIVFEEIKVDTKSNQSEEGKEIELPKKSISTYKPLILIVGFILGTSILVQYPFHDFSGMLLMRHFMAGFFIVFAFFKLLNLEGFANSYRMYDIVAEKWKGWGYIYPFVELALGVTYLINIFPSYTNLITVVVLGVSSIGVIKSNLDKKKIKCACLGDVFNLPMSTVTIIEDLVMVAMAGVMLFI, encoded by the coding sequence ATGGAAACACTAGAACAAACCCAAAATAAAGTCCAAACAAAAGAATATACCATTACAGGAATGACTTGTAAAGGCTGTGAAGCTAAGGTAAAAAAAACATTAGAAAACTTTCTCGAAATTGAAAAGGCAGAAGTTAGTGTAGAAAATGGAGAGGGAAAAATCTATTTTGAAGAGAATATTCCTATTTCTGTTTTACAAGAAAAGCTCTCTGAAATTGGAAACTATCTCATCGTAGAAAAACAAAGTAAGATAGATAATATAGTTTTTGAGGAAATAAAAGTTGATACCAAATCAAATCAGTCAGAAGAAGGCAAAGAAATAGAGCTACCCAAAAAGTCTATTTCTACTTATAAGCCTCTTATTCTGATTGTTGGTTTTATTTTGGGAACAAGTATTTTGGTACAATATCCTTTTCACGACTTTTCTGGAATGCTCTTGATGCGCCATTTTATGGCTGGATTTTTTATTGTTTTTGCCTTTTTCAAGCTCTTAAACTTAGAAGGGTTTGCTAATTCTTATAGAATGTATGACATCGTAGCCGAAAAGTGGAAAGGTTGGGGATATATTTATCCTTTTGTTGAGCTTGCTCTCGGAGTGACTTATCTTATCAATATTTTTCCATCTTATACCAACTTAATTACAGTTGTGGTATTAGGAGTGAGTAGTATTGGTGTTATAAAGAGTAATTTGGATAAGAAAAAAATCAAATGTGCTTGCTTGGGAGATGTTTTTAATCTGCCTATGAGTACAGTTACTATTATTGAAGATTTGGTGATGGTAGCAATGGCTGGCGTGATGCTTTTTATCTAG
- the hisS gene encoding histidine--tRNA ligase — MKKPSVPQGMRDFSPNQMLKRQWLFDSIKKVFIKYGFLPLETPTMENLSSLTGKYGDEGDQLLFRVLNSGDFLKDVRKKDAQKKVEELDYKEITTKVSKRGLRYDLTVPFARYVVQHQSEITFPFRRFQIQPVWRADRPQKGRYREFYQCDADVVGSDSLINEAELLQMADEVFEKLNLKVTIKLNSRKILQGLSEVVGFAEKMTDITVAIDKLDKIGWEGVSKELSERELSEEAISKIKQFIESTTSVDTSFNNEKLEYLKEFFTGNAVGEAGIIELEQVQQFLQGIPFVNNLEIDPTLARGLGYYTGCIYEIKAEEAEMGSIGGGGRYDDLTGIFGLKGYSGVGISFGIERIYDVLEELDLFPEEISTSTKVIFLAFDESARIWSLPLVRRLRDRNISTEVYTENKNIKKQFDYANKRNIPFCVVVGENEMKTGKLAVKNMIEGSQELMSIDELIEKFA, encoded by the coding sequence ATGAAAAAACCTTCTGTGCCACAGGGAATGCGTGATTTTTCGCCTAATCAAATGCTCAAACGTCAGTGGCTTTTTGATTCTATAAAAAAAGTATTTATAAAGTATGGTTTCCTACCTTTAGAAACACCTACTATGGAAAATCTAAGTTCTCTTACAGGAAAGTATGGGGATGAAGGCGACCAACTTCTTTTTAGAGTGCTTAATTCGGGCGATTTTTTGAAAGATGTACGTAAAAAGGATGCTCAAAAAAAAGTCGAAGAGTTAGACTATAAAGAAATTACTACAAAAGTTAGTAAGCGAGGCTTACGTTATGACTTGACTGTTCCTTTTGCTCGTTATGTGGTACAGCACCAAAGCGAAATTACATTTCCTTTCCGAAGGTTTCAGATTCAGCCTGTTTGGCGTGCTGACCGTCCACAGAAAGGACGTTATCGTGAGTTTTATCAGTGTGATGCTGATGTAGTGGGTTCAGATTCTCTTATCAATGAAGCCGAACTCTTGCAGATGGCTGACGAGGTATTTGAAAAGCTAAACCTAAAAGTTACTATCAAACTCAATAGCAGAAAAATTTTGCAAGGTCTTTCGGAAGTAGTGGGGTTTGCAGAAAAAATGACTGATATTACTGTTGCTATTGATAAGCTAGATAAAATAGGATGGGAAGGCGTTTCGAAAGAACTTTCAGAAAGAGAACTTTCAGAAGAAGCTATTTCGAAGATAAAACAGTTTATAGAATCAACCACAAGCGTAGATACAAGTTTTAATAATGAAAAACTAGAATATCTGAAAGAATTTTTCACTGGAAATGCAGTAGGCGAAGCAGGAATCATAGAGTTAGAACAAGTTCAGCAATTCTTACAAGGTATTCCATTTGTCAATAATTTAGAAATTGACCCTACACTTGCACGAGGTTTGGGCTACTACACAGGTTGTATTTATGAAATAAAAGCTGAAGAAGCCGAAATGGGAAGCATTGGTGGAGGCGGTCGTTATGATGACCTTACAGGAATTTTTGGTTTAAAAGGTTATTCTGGGGTAGGAATTTCTTTTGGTATTGAAAGAATTTATGATGTTTTGGAAGAATTAGATTTGTTTCCAGAAGAAATATCAACCTCTACAAAAGTTATTTTCTTAGCTTTTGATGAATCTGCACGTATTTGGAGCTTGCCACTTGTTAGAAGGCTTAGAGACAGAAATATATCTACTGAAGTCTATACAGAAAATAAAAATATCAAAAAGCAATTCGACTATGCCAATAAGAGAAATATTCCTTTTTGTGTTGTTGTAGGAGAAAATGAAATGAAAACAGGAAAATTAGCTGTCAAAAATATGATAGAAGGTTCACAAGAACTGATGTCTATTGATGAGCTGATTGAGAAATTTGCGTAA
- a CDS encoding multicopper oxidase domain-containing protein, with protein MKNQLLLLFLLLFCSQKILAQHHHNHQSHSSQKVKNKTVVYHLHVSDTIMEIAGKKAKMLTTNGQIPAPTLYFTEGDTAIIYVQNNTKGTTSFHWHGLILPNKEDGVPLLTTKLIKAGETHVFKFPIIQNGTYWYHSHTMFQEQKGLYGGISIAPKEPIQTKEKVIVLSDFTDQNPNNVLRLLKRHTDWYAIQRNAIQSYGKAITTGNLGAKLWMEWKRMPDMDLADVYYDAFLANGKVKEEITDLKAGETIRLRIINGSASSHFWLHFAGGKMKIVAADGIEVEPVEVDKLLIATAETYDIEVSIPKNKENTKYEFRATSWDRYKHTSVWLGDGKEQAAEDLPPVDYFGLVNEMKDMMKMMPKMKMGKAPQNRMEDGFYTSKNAPTNHDILMEDMNRMGMDMKMGHGSMGNM; from the coding sequence ATGAAAAATCAACTACTACTTTTATTTCTTCTGTTGTTTTGTAGCCAAAAAATACTAGCACAGCATCATCATAACCATCAAAGTCATTCTAGTCAAAAAGTCAAAAACAAAACTGTGGTTTATCATCTCCATGTAAGTGATACCATAATGGAAATAGCAGGCAAAAAGGCTAAAATGCTCACAACTAATGGACAAATTCCAGCCCCAACATTGTATTTTACAGAAGGCGATACAGCAATTATTTATGTACAAAACAACACAAAAGGAACAACATCTTTCCATTGGCATGGTCTGATTTTACCCAATAAAGAAGACGGAGTTCCCCTTCTAACTACCAAGCTCATCAAGGCTGGAGAAACACATGTTTTTAAGTTTCCAATTATTCAAAACGGAACATATTGGTATCATTCGCATACCATGTTTCAAGAACAAAAGGGATTGTATGGAGGAATTTCTATTGCTCCAAAAGAGCCTATACAAACAAAAGAAAAAGTCATTGTACTATCAGATTTTACTGACCAAAATCCGAATAACGTTCTTCGTCTTTTAAAACGCCATACCGATTGGTATGCTATTCAGAGAAATGCCATTCAGAGTTATGGAAAAGCTATAACAACAGGAAATTTAGGTGCAAAATTATGGATGGAGTGGAAACGAATGCCTGATATGGATTTGGCAGATGTGTATTACGATGCTTTTTTGGCAAATGGAAAAGTAAAAGAAGAAATTACAGACTTAAAAGCTGGGGAAACCATACGACTAAGAATTATCAACGGTTCGGCATCTTCTCATTTTTGGTTACATTTTGCTGGTGGAAAAATGAAAATCGTAGCTGCCGATGGAATAGAAGTTGAGCCAGTTGAAGTAGATAAATTACTCATTGCCACAGCAGAAACGTATGATATTGAAGTTTCTATTCCAAAAAATAAAGAAAATACAAAGTATGAATTTCGTGCTACTTCTTGGGATAGATACAAACATACTTCAGTTTGGTTGGGCGATGGAAAAGAACAAGCAGCAGAAGATTTGCCTCCAGTAGATTATTTCGGATTGGTAAATGAAATGAAAGATATGATGAAGATGATGCCCAAAATGAAAATGGGTAAAGCTCCTCAAAACAGAATGGAAGATGGTTTTTACACAAGTAAAAATGCTCCTACCAATCACGATATTTTAATGGAAGATATGAACAGAATGGGGATGGACATGAAAATGGGACACGGAAGTATGGGAAATATGA
- a CDS encoding hemerythrin domain-containing protein → MEGKSNNNTDFKTSEKISALVSRNYVSAAVLHYFGIDFYNHSHKTLAQTCRERGIDATILIKHLEEAVRKKRNTSSFKTLNQHISHYPIELVIDYLKNAHRIFMRRSLPYMSKLVNDCNSKGFEEHYKMVIEDLKIAFPLFAEDFIHHIFEEESSLFDYITLLDNAFYGKIPMTKVFYPMKEHSISRFLRQHQQDDDEMEGIRELTNNYKIDKQTPLLIKVLYSELKDFETELKIHADIENRILLPKALKLELKLKQNIAEKSKFN, encoded by the coding sequence ATGGAAGGTAAAAGTAACAATAATACAGATTTTAAAACTTCAGAAAAGATAAGTGCTTTAGTTTCAAGAAACTATGTTTCTGCTGCTGTCTTACACTATTTTGGAATAGACTTTTACAATCATTCTCATAAAACACTTGCCCAAACGTGTAGAGAAAGGGGAATAGATGCAACGATTTTAATAAAGCATTTGGAGGAAGCTGTTCGTAAGAAGCGAAATACGAGTTCGTTTAAGACTCTGAATCAGCATATTTCGCATTATCCGATAGAGTTAGTAATTGATTATTTAAAGAATGCCCACCGTATTTTTATGCGTCGTAGTTTACCTTATATGTCAAAATTGGTAAACGATTGTAATAGCAAAGGATTTGAAGAGCATTATAAAATGGTTATTGAAGATTTGAAAATTGCTTTTCCTCTTTTTGCAGAAGACTTTATTCATCATATTTTTGAGGAGGAAAGTTCGCTCTTCGATTATATTACCCTTTTAGATAATGCTTTTTATGGAAAAATACCGATGACTAAGGTTTTTTATCCTATGAAAGAACATTCTATTTCTCGTTTTTTGCGCCAACACCAACAAGATGATGATGAAATGGAAGGTATCAGAGAACTAACCAATAACTACAAAATAGATAAACAAACACCTCTTTTGATAAAAGTGTTGTATTCAGAACTCAAAGATTTTGAAACCGAACTCAAAATACATGCTGATATTGAAAATAGAATTTTGCTCCCAAAAGCTCTCAAACTAGAATTAAAGTTGAAACAAAATATAGCAGAAAAGAGTAAATTTAATTAA
- a CDS encoding M23 family metallopeptidase, with the protein MDSHNYLNHLHAYSHYKIVKIISLSFILFTFLTLQNNTSAQSPTHKNKNQSDFQTITIPNLLILPTDSDDEEKQKEKVATKDNEENTLEDSVRLALAISKKDSIDAFGISNYKDSALFEIASKNGKIISDSLATAVSDRDVVNKNAPSIGGDGYEEENFRPANATLLNLSDTTMLRLSTLGGSWGYSLFLDTLSISMNARKTLFREDTTNYDNAKLKNIVMISEEIAIDCVWITMRQYYKVWDSNSVNPYGIDASKFKDTIQIALYDSTKQQYWSPPMAYNKVNSHFGYRRYRWHHGTDLDLNTGDPIYAVFDGIIRVKKYGRGFGNHIVVRHSNGLETVYGHLSATNVEVGDYVKAGQMIGKGGSTGRSTGPHLHFEMRYEGNSIDPATVFDFEKNEIKIKDFELTAANFKHLGARVTHSHDDEDGDDSDETHQVRRVVYHKIKSGDSLWKISRQYGVTISSICKLNGISTRTNLRLGRRLRVR; encoded by the coding sequence ATGGATTCGCACAATTACTTAAATCATTTACATGCTTATAGTCATTATAAAATTGTAAAAATTATCAGTTTGTCTTTTATTTTATTTACGTTCTTAACACTACAAAACAACACTTCTGCACAGTCTCCTACTCATAAAAACAAAAATCAAAGTGATTTTCAGACTATAACAATTCCTAATTTACTCATTTTACCAACAGACTCAGATGATGAGGAAAAACAAAAGGAAAAAGTAGCTACAAAAGACAACGAAGAAAATACGTTAGAGGATTCTGTACGACTAGCACTTGCTATCTCCAAAAAAGACTCAATAGATGCCTTTGGAATAAGTAACTATAAGGATTCTGCTCTTTTTGAGATAGCTTCTAAAAATGGAAAAATAATTTCAGACTCTTTGGCAACAGCAGTTTCTGATAGGGATGTTGTGAATAAAAATGCGCCCTCTATTGGTGGCGATGGTTATGAGGAGGAAAATTTTCGTCCTGCTAATGCAACACTACTGAACCTCTCTGATACTACAATGCTACGACTCAGTACGCTAGGTGGAAGTTGGGGCTATTCACTTTTTTTAGACACGCTTTCTATCAGCATGAATGCTCGCAAGACACTGTTTAGAGAAGACACTACCAACTATGACAATGCAAAATTGAAAAACATTGTTATGATTTCAGAAGAAATTGCGATTGACTGTGTTTGGATTACGATGCGTCAGTATTACAAAGTTTGGGATTCTAATTCTGTAAATCCTTATGGTATTGATGCTTCCAAATTTAAAGATACTATTCAGATAGCTTTATACGACTCAACTAAACAACAGTATTGGTCGCCACCTATGGCATACAATAAAGTAAACTCACACTTTGGGTATCGTCGTTATCGTTGGCATCATGGAACAGATTTAGATTTAAACACAGGAGACCCAATTTATGCTGTATTTGATGGAATAATTAGGGTCAAAAAATATGGTAGAGGTTTTGGAAATCATATCGTGGTGCGCCACAGCAATGGACTAGAAACCGTTTATGGACACCTTAGCGCAACTAATGTAGAAGTTGGAGATTATGTAAAGGCTGGACAAATGATAGGCAAAGGAGGAAGTACGGGACGAAGTACAGGACCACACTTGCATTTTGAAATGCGATATGAAGGAAATTCTATTGACCCAGCAACTGTTTTTGATTTTGAAAAAAATGAAATCAAAATAAAGGATTTTGAGCTTACGGCAGCTAACTTCAAACATTTGGGAGCAAGAGTTACACATTCTCATGATGACGAAGACGGAGATGATAGCGATGAAACTCACCAAGTGAGAAGAGTGGTCTATCATAAAATCAAAAGTGGAGATTCGCTTTGGAAAATTAGCCGTCAGTATGGCGTTACTATCTCTTCTATCTGCAAACTCAATGGCATCAGCACACGAACCAATTTAAGATTGGGAAGACGTTTGAGAGTACGATAA
- a CDS encoding multicopper oxidase domain-containing protein, whose product MNHEKGKIHEASKEGMMMSKNNPMMKSMLQPMGVKMTGYKQLKKKNPEETIFDYTMLKSETSTKIDEEQPVRIIHLYLGGNMLRYVWMINNTPLSEADKIKINKGETVRFVMHNTTMMSHPMHLHGHFFRVINGQGDFAPLKHTINVAPMETTIIEFDAVEEKDWFFHCHLLYHMMSGMARVVNYQNTTPMLTSRAAYKRFAREDKRWYTMANVAAQTNGLWGEAGLFNFRNEISLTGNTNYKNEYEVTAKAMRYFGAKQFFTVYLGAEAEQETVEQVNDETNSTNAEIKGLLGIRYFLPMHIWSDLRIDHEGNFQIELEREDFPLTKRWRADAGIEYSINQDKLRYTIGTSYILGQYFALSGNYDSQFGWGAGLQIIY is encoded by the coding sequence AAATGAACCACGAAAAAGGTAAAATCCATGAAGCCTCAAAAGAAGGAATGATGATGAGCAAAAACAATCCTATGATGAAATCTATGCTTCAGCCAATGGGTGTAAAAATGACAGGCTACAAACAACTAAAAAAGAAAAATCCAGAAGAAACTATTTTTGATTATACGATGCTAAAATCTGAAACTTCTACCAAAATTGATGAAGAACAGCCTGTTAGAATCATTCATTTGTATTTGGGAGGAAACATGTTGCGTTACGTGTGGATGATAAACAATACCCCACTTTCAGAAGCTGACAAAATCAAAATTAATAAAGGTGAGACAGTACGCTTTGTGATGCACAACACTACCATGATGAGCCATCCTATGCACCTACACGGGCATTTTTTTAGAGTAATAAATGGACAAGGCGATTTTGCTCCTCTCAAACATACTATTAATGTTGCACCAATGGAAACAACAATCATAGAGTTTGATGCAGTTGAGGAAAAAGATTGGTTTTTTCATTGTCATTTACTCTACCACATGATGTCTGGAATGGCTAGAGTTGTAAATTATCAAAATACTACACCTATGCTTACCTCAAGAGCAGCCTACAAACGCTTTGCAAGAGAAGATAAACGTTGGTACACTATGGCAAATGTGGCAGCACAAACCAACGGACTTTGGGGAGAAGCAGGACTATTCAATTTTAGAAATGAAATCAGTCTTACTGGAAATACCAATTATAAAAATGAGTATGAAGTAACAGCAAAAGCAATGCGCTATTTTGGTGCGAAGCAATTTTTTACTGTTTATCTTGGAGCAGAAGCCGAACAAGAAACAGTAGAACAAGTCAATGATGAAACTAACTCAACAAATGCAGAAATAAAAGGACTTTTGGGTATTCGCTACTTTTTGCCTATGCACATCTGGTCAGATTTGAGAATAGACCACGAGGGAAATTTTCAAATCGAACTAGAACGAGAAGACTTTCCACTTACCAAACGTTGGAGAGCTGATGCAGGAATAGAATATAGCATCAATCAAGACAAGCTACGATACACCATAGGAACAAGTTATATTTTAGGACAATACTTTGCACTTTCTGGAAATTATGATAGTCAGTTTGGTTGGGGGGCAGGATTACAGATTATTTATTAA
- a CDS encoding four-helix bundle copper-binding protein, with protein sequence TQITMNSTYQSCIEACQQCLIDCQNCLYQMATKESMNDCPRCCIECVDSCLVCIKAMTNDSKWAKDYCRICAEICEWCAEQCEQHDHEHCKKCAASCRKCAEECRKMAA encoded by the coding sequence AAACTCAAATTACTATGAACTCAACCTATCAATCTTGTATCGAAGCCTGTCAGCAATGCCTTATTGACTGTCAAAACTGTCTGTATCAAATGGCAACTAAAGAAAGTATGAACGATTGTCCTCGCTGTTGTATTGAGTGTGTCGACTCGTGCTTAGTTTGTATCAAAGCCATGACAAATGATAGCAAATGGGCAAAAGACTATTGTCGTATCTGTGCCGAAATTTGTGAATGGTGTGCTGAGCAGTGTGAGCAACACGACCACGAGCATTGTAAAAAATGTGCAGCATCGTGCCGTAAATGTGCAGAAGAGTGTCGTAAGATGGCAGCTTAG